One Trichoderma atroviride chromosome 7, complete sequence DNA segment encodes these proteins:
- a CDS encoding uncharacterized protein (EggNog:ENOG41~SECRETED:SignalP(1-18)): protein MIQSSLLGGLITAAAVQAVQPGAVKPVAAPMRDLTWGQINFLHTTDTHSWVSGHFLEPSFSADWGDYVSFSQHMRKLADDKGADLLLIDTGDRIEGSGIYDSSTPKGLYQYDIFAQQKIDILSTGNHELYKAYSIDMEHNTTVPNFKENYVASNLDYIDPKSGKRVPQAQRYRKFKTKNLGLNIVSFGFIFDFDLNANNSVVQKVADTVKEEWFQDAIKEKPDLFVVVGHVGVRMEEFKTIFTAIRKEDWDTPIAFFGGHLHIRDAVSYDSKSLAIASGRYLETIGWMSIDGIAKKHPKDGDKDGDNTGEVEIKKGPSFTRKYMDNNLLGMYYHTGLNETTFPTKEGQKVSKMIEEARKSLNLGHRYGCAPRDLWMTRAPYPSKDSIFSWLEEDVLPDIVANKDRKDKPRLAIVNTGGVRFDIFKGPFTRDDTFTVSPFNSGFQFVPDVPYDIAKKVLGILNSETRIFVDGLPNTRQLTIPQLMYPRPTFESVDEIETVDDVDQDADETEARLELRGVDASDGNDNLFGGYTTKDDIGKDGDDTVHEPIDFYAVPNCVQAKIGFSAEEEPKTVDFVFLDFLQPWIIPALKFSGGDYNAKDIEPYMDGTLTSKLAEWIGDNWKEECQ, encoded by the exons ATGATCCAATCATCcctcctcggcggcctcaTCACCGCCGCTGCTGTCCAGGCCGTGCAGCCCGGCGCCGTGAAGCCCGTCGCGGCGCCCATGCGAGACCTGACCTGGGGGCAGATCAACTTTCTACACACGACAGATACTCATTCCTGGGTCAGCGGGCATTTTCTAGA GCCCTCCTTTTCCGCCGACTGGGGCGACTACGTCTCCTTCTCCCAGCATATGCGCAAGCTGGCCGACGACAAGGGCGCCGACCTGCTCCTCATCGACACCGGCGACCGCATCgaaggcagcggcatctACGACAGCTCCACCCCAAAGGGCCTCTATCAGTACGACATCTTTGCCCAGCAAAAGATTGACATTCTTAGCACCGGCAACCATGAGCTGTACAAGGCGTACTCCATCGACATGGAGCACAACACCACTGTGCCCAACTTTAAAGAAAACTATGTCGCGTCGAATCTAGACTACATCGATCCCAAGAGTGGCAAGCGTGTTCCTCAGGCACAGAGGTATCGCAAGTTCAAGACCAAGAACCTGGGCCTTAACATTGTGTCCTTTGGCTTCATATTTGACTTTGacctcaacgccaacaacAGCGTCGTCCAAAAAGTGGCCGACACTGTCAAAGAGGAATGGTTTcaggatgccatcaaggaaAAGCCCGATCTTTTTGTCGTTGTTGGCCATGTTGGTGTGCGAATGGAAGAGTTCAAAACCATCTTCACAGCTATCCGCAAGGAGGACTGGGATACGCCCATTGCCTTTTTTGGCGGCCACCTGCATATACGGGATGCCGTGAGCTATGACTCCAAATCGCTTGCCATTGCCTCTGGCCGCTACCTCGAGACTATTGGTTGGATGTCTATTGACGGGATCGCCAAGAAACATCCCAAGGACGGTGACAAGGACGGCGACAACACTGGGGAAGTGGAGATTAAAAAGGGCCCCTCTTTCACTCGCAAGTACATGGATAATAATCTCCTCGGAATGTACTATCACACCGGCTTAAATGAGACAACCTTTCCCACCAAAGAGGGCCAAAAAGTCAGCAAGATGATTGAAGAGGCCCGCAAGAGCCTAAACCTCGGCCATCGGTATGGCTGCGCACCTCGAGACTTGTGGATGACTAGGGCCCCGTATCCTAGCAAAgacagcatcttcagctggcTCGAGGAAGATGTACTCCCAGACATTGTCGCCAACAAAGACAGGAAAGACAAGCCTCGGCTGGCCATTGTGAACACGGGCGGTGTCCGCttcgacatcttcaagggTCCGTTTACGCGTGACGATACCTTCACTGTGAGCCCGTTCAACAGTGGCTTCCAATTTGTCCCCGATGTGCCCTATGACATTGCTAAAAAGGTCCTTGGCATCCTCAACAGTGAAACAAGGATCTTCGTCGATGGCTTGCCGAACACGAGACAGTTGACTATCCCGCAACTGATGTACCCACGTCCCACCTTTGAAAGCGTAGACGAGATTGAGACCGTTGATGACGTTGACCAAGATGCGGATGAGACGGAAGCTCGCCTTGAGCTCCGTGGGGTTGATGCCTCGGACGGAAATGACAATCTCTTTGGCGGCTACACAACCAAGGACGACATTGGCAAGGACGGCGATGACACCGTGCACGAGCCAATTGACTTTTATGCCGTGCCCAACTGCGTCCAGGCCAAGATTGGCTTCTCGGCCGAGGAAGAGCCCAAGACGGTGGACTTTGTCTTCCTCGACTTTCTGCAGCCATGGATTATCCCTGCCCTCAAGTTTAGCGGCGGCGACTATAACGCCAAGGATATAGAGCCGTATATGGACGGGACCCTGACGTCCAAGTTGGCCGAGTGGATTGGCGACAACTGGAAGGAGGAATGTCAATGA
- a CDS encoding uncharacterized protein (EggNog:ENOG41) yields MSLSSKVILVTGSASGLGRCIAETLLGRGASVTISDINPDRLAATLSELSATFSPDRLLAVQVDVTDEKSVQSLVEQTVQRFHHIDVVVNNAGIMDKFAPVGDCDTGMWESILNVNLTGAYYVTKHAVPHLLARAEERGGGEQGSLVINIGSTASFSGLTAGVAYTVSKHGLVAMTKHTAGYYGPKGVYSVALQPGGMSETRITDAFAQGMHKEGLMAIQGAHPKTINVPISHVARYAAFLSEDGIGQSSNGGCVTITGNWPEA; encoded by the coding sequence ATGTCCCTCTCCTCCAAAGTCATCCTCGTCACCGGCTCCGCCAGCGGTCTCGGCCGCTGCATCGCCGAAACCCTCCTCGGCCGCGGCGCCTCCGTCACCATCAGCGACATCAACCCGGACCGCCTCGCCGCAACGCTATCCGAGCTCTCGGCAACCTTTTCCCCCGACCGCCTGCTGGCAGTGCAAGTCGACGTCACAGACGAGAAATCCGTCCAGTCGCTCGTCGAGCAGACCGTCCAGCGCTTCCACCACATTGACGTCGTCGTCAACAACGCGGGCATCATGGACAAGTTTGCGCCTGTGGGTGATTGCGACACGGGCATGTGGGAGTCTATCCTGAATGTGAACCTCACGGGGGCGTACTATGTCACCAAGCACGCCGTGCCACATCTGCTGGCTCGCGCCGAGGAGCGTGGTGGCGGCGAGCAgggcagcctcgtcatcaacaTTGGCTCCACGGCGTCCTTCTCGGGCCTCACTGCCGGAGTGGCATACACCGTTTCCAAGCACGGCCTCGTGGCCATGACGAAGCACACGGCGGGCTACTACGGCCCCAAGGGCGTCTATTCCGTGGCGCTGCAGCCCGGCGGCATGAGCGAGACGAGAATCACCGATGCCTTTGCGCAGGGTATGCACAAGGAGGGACTAATGGCCATCCAGGGGGCGCATCCTAAGACGATTAATGTGCCCATCAGCCATGTGGCCAGATACGCGGCGTTTCTGAGCGAGGACGGCATTGGCCAGAGTTCGAATGGAGGCTGCGTTACAATCACTGGCAACTGGCCTGAAGCGTAA
- a CDS encoding uncharacterized protein (EggNog:ENOG41~SECRETED:SignalP(1-19)~BUSCO:EOG092D0NEP~TransMembrane:1 (n4-14c19/20o938-958i)): MRRTLQSVLLLGLSSLAAAIFQDEVDDIDFHHALVGVPQVETTFFHRPKKDEKASYLYTLSDVGILGAVNPNSGALVWRQQIADGVSNGGGHLRAPEGENWVAAAYGQRVQSWAALSGRNLWEVEFGGEVKDLEIMELTESARKDVLVLSEEDGVTVLRRLHGALGTTVWEFREVSKDIPLQVSTSLTNVYVVSLHGSPSSYSLKVTSLEPATGGRVDHWTVGTKGEVHESKDVMFVGANSAAPILAWASNDLTKLNVHVLGTKTKQEFPLIADTVSVTIHAPHLIQSQPHFLVHTRTTTGNKGEVFHTDLKTGRITKAYELPLLPGLGTFSTSSEGANVYFTRVTEDEVLVVSSDSHSILARNSLDPEARTGAIHAVSEVIKKAGGKEFAIRSATVTAAQDWILIRNGKLDWTRHEGLSGAVAAAWAEIPEAEDLAKVLAEEAHTNPWNAYVHRLTRHINDLQYLPDYLASVPTRVIESITGGAVLVSKTEGLHRDSFGFNKIIILATRRGQFYALDTGNHGQVVWSADVFPQFPGAALEVKGIVVNDSEGTVTVRGSKGEFAVITVADGKILEVHYGDDSAVVSSTAVVGSDGSKWLLAFDQDRKPIVDALKGRSLDQTIVIRDENDIIKGVKFSDEDGQVTRNEIWQLQLLPGQKIVSIAKLPPHDPIASIGRVLGDRTVNYKYLNPNIIVVAAIDNAAAALSVYVVDTVSGQLLASQVYDGVDGDKDISCTLSENWYSCAFFGQYTLDDGTNRDIKGYQVVVSDLYESPNPNDRGPLGEAETFSPLDPVDTPTGVPLPWVVSQTWIISEPLTNLTVTETRQGISNRQLLAYLPESHAVLGITRHGIDPRRPVGRDPSAAEMEAEGLMKYTPAIQIDGRNLLTHERDIVGVRGIVATPAVVESTSLVVAYGIDVFGSQVAPSGTFDILGKGFNKITLLGTVVALTWGVVILAPMVRRKQINRKWEAFL, translated from the exons ATGCGGCGCACTCTCCAATCggtcctgctgctgggcctgtcGTCGCTCGCGGCAGCCATCTTCCAGGACGAGGTCGATGACATCGACTTCCACCACGCCCTGGTCGGCGTCCCGCAGGTCGAAACCACCTTCTTCCACCGGCCGAAAAAGGACGAGAAGGCGAGCTATCTATACACGCTCAGCGATGTTGGCATCCTGGGAGCGGTGAACCCCAACTCGGGCGCTCTTGTCTGGCGCCAGCAGATTGCTGACGGCGTCTCCAATGGCGGCGGCCACTTGAGGGCCCCCGAGGGCGAGAATTGGGTGGCGGCCGCGTATGGCCAGCGAGTCCAGTCGTGGGCTGCGTTGAGCGGCAGGAATCTGTGGGAGGTCGAGTTTGGCGGCGAGGTCAAGGACTTGGAGATCATGGAGCTCACTGAAAGCGCGCGAAAGGACGTCCTCGTCTTGTCTGAGGAGGATGGCGTCACGGTTCTGCGGAGGCTCCATGGCGCTCTGGGGACTACCGTTTGGGAGTTCCGCGAAGTCTCCAAGGACATTCCCCTGCAGGTGTCCACAAGCCTCACCAACGTCTACGTTGTCAGTCTTCACGGATCGCCTTCTTCGTACAGCTTAAAAGTCACTTCCTTGGAGCCTGCTACGGGAGGACGAGTTGATCACTGGACAGTTGGCACCAAGGGTGAAGTCCACGAGTCAAAGGATGTCATGTTTGTTGGCGCAAACTCGGCGGCTCCGATTTTGGCATGGGCCAGCAACGACTTGACCAAGCTCAATGTTCATGTCCTCGGCACAAAGACGAAGCAAGAGTTCCCTCTCATCGCTGATACCGTCTCCGTCACCATCCATGCCCCTCACTTGATCCAGTCTCAGCCCCATTTCTTGGTTCACACCCGTACCACGACCGGCAACAAGGGCGAGGTCTTCCATACCGACTTGAAGACTGGCCGCATCACCAAGGCATATGAGCTTCCCCTGCTCCCCGGACTTGGCACCTTCTCTACCAGCTCCGAGGGCGCCAATGTCTACTTCACCCGTGTAACCGAAGACGAGGTGCTTGTGGTGTCTTCCGACTCTCACAGCATCCTGGCCCGTAACTCTCTCGATCCCGAGGCCCGTACAGGAGCTATTCACGCAGTCTCTGAAGTCATCAAAAAGGCTGGCGGTAAAGAGTTTGCTATCCGCTCCGCCACCGTCACCGCAGCACAAGACTGGATTCTCATTCGAAACGGCAAACTCGACTGGACTCGCCACGAGGGGCTCAGCGGTGCTGTCGCTGCGGCCTGGGCGGAGATCCCAGAAGCTGAGGATCTGGCCAAAGTGCTCGCCGAAGAGGCACACACCAACCCCTGGAATGCATATGTCCACCGTCTCACTCGACATATTAATGACCTTCAGTATCTCCCCGACTACCTTGCATCAGTCCCAACCCGAGTCATCGAGAGCATCACTGGTGGTGCCGTCCTGGTATCAAAGACGGAAGGCCTTCATCGTGACTCATTTGGTTTCAACAAGATCATTATCCTTGCCACCCGCCGAGGTCAATTCTATGCTCTTGACACAGGAAATCACGGCCAAGTTGTCTGGTCTGCTGACGTTTTCCCTCAATTTCCTGGTGCCGCTCTGGAGGTAAAAGGCATTGTAGTCAACGACTCGGAGGGCACAGTCACCGTCCGAGGCTCCAAAGGTGAATTCGCTGTCATCACGGTGGCTGATGGAAAAATTCTCGAGGTCCACTATGGCGATGACTCGGCTGTTGTCTCTTCGACTGCAGTCGTTGGCAGCGATGGCAGCAAATGGCTGCTTGCTTTTGATCAAGATAGAAAGCCAATTGTCGATGCCCTCAAGGGTCGCTCTCTTGATCAGACCATTGTTATCCGAGACGAGAATGACATCATCAAGGGAGTCAAGTTCTCCGACGAAGACGGCCAAGTTACTAGGAATGAGatttggcagcttcagctgctcccAGGCCAGAAGATTGTGAGCATCGCCAAGCTTCCCCCCCATGATCCCATTGCCTCTATTGGCCGTGTGCTGGGAGACCGAACTGTCAACTACAAGTACTTGAACCCCAACATCATTGTCGTCGCGGCTATTGAcaatgctgcggctgctcttTCGGTTTATGTCGTAGACACTGTTTCCGGCCAGCTGCTTGCATCGCAAGTATATGATGGCGTGGATGGCGACAAGGACATTTCCTGCACACTGTCCGAGAACTGGTACAGCTGTGCCTTCTTTGGACAGTATACTCTGGACGACGGCACGAACCGAGATATCAAGGGATACCAGGTTGTTGTGTCTGACTTGTATGAGTCGCCAAATCCGAATGACCGTGGCCCTCTGGGTGAGGCGGAAACTTTCTCCCCTCTGGATCCCGTTGATACACCGACTGGTGTCCCTCTGCCGTGGGTGGTGTCCCAGACTTGGATCATCTCAGAGCCCCTGACCAACCTGACTGTGACTGAGACGCGCCAAGGCATCAGCAACCGCCAGCTCCTGGCCTACCTGCCCGAGTCTCATGCTGTCCTGGGCATCACTCGCCACGGAATTGACCCTCGTCGGCCTGTCGGTCGGGACCCGTCTGCGGCGGAGATGGAAGCAGAAGGCCTCATGAAGTACACACCGGCCATTCAGATTGATGGCCGGAACCTGCTTACGCACGAGCGCGATATTGTTGGTGTGAGGGGCATCGTGGCCACGCCGGCCGTGGTCGAGAGCACAAGCTTGGTGGTGGCCTATGGCATCGACGTCTTTGGTTCTCAAGTTGCGCCTAGCGGGACGTTTGACATTCTGGGCAAGGGATTCAACAAGATCACTTTGTTGGGTACAGTGGTGGCGCTCACATGGGGAGTGGTGATTTTGGCGCCTATG GTTCGGAGGAAGCAGATCAACCGAAAGTGGGAAGCGTTCTTGTAG
- a CDS encoding uncharacterized protein (TransMembrane:1 (n3-14c19/20o391-409i)~SECRETED:SignalP(1-19)) — translation MKLTSTIAAGAALAAGVSAGQNNYLGFNSGATLPDESAKFEKDFLAEFTTAQKLPGAPGTFNAVRLYTNIQAYSTNTPIEAFSAAIKTKTKILLGVWASGTANINNELAALSAAVKQYGSDFTDLIIGISIGSEDLYRDSATGRTNKAGVGNGPDEILSFINAYKKEFANTALSSVPVGHVDTWDAWVNGTNKEVLDAVDWIGVDEYPFYETGKGNNIDNAGKLFNSAYQTTLGVANGKPVWVTETGWPLTGPSWDEAVPSVENAKSYWDQVGCEILFNKVPTFWYNLRDSNPANTVKFGVNQKLDGTPSFNLTCPAVSKSTSSSITKPTATGKGSTPSTLVTAPSQTAQSGANNAGSAKGADSSSDSSASKTSSSPASTSSHSAGSINKVSGAAFAGVALVAGIFATLF, via the coding sequence ATGAAGTTGACTTCGACCATCGCGGCCGGTGCTGCCCTTGCCGCCGGTGTTTCTGCTGGACAGAACAACTACCTCGGCTTCAACTCTGGCGCCACCCTGCCCGACGAGTCCGCAAAGTTCGAGAAGGACTTCTTGGCCGAGTTCACCACGGCCCAGAAGCTCCCTGGCGCTCCCGGCACCTTCAATGCCGTCCGTCTCTACACCAACATCCAGGCCTACTCCACAAACACCCCCATTGAGGCTTTCTCGGCCGccatcaagaccaagaccaAGATCCTGCTCGGTGTCTGGGCCTCTGGTAccgccaacatcaacaacgaGCTTGCTGCTCTGAGCGCCGCTGTCAAGCAGTACGGCTCCGACTTCACCGACCTCATCATTGGAATCTCCATCGGTAGCGAGGACCTGTACCGTGACTCGGCCACTGGACGAACCAACAAGGCCGGTGTCGGCAACGGCCCCGATGAGATcctcagcttcatcaacgCCTACAAGAAGGAGTTTGCCAACACTGCGCTTTCCAGCGTTCCCGTTGGACACGTCGACACCTGGGATGCTTGGGTTAACGGCACCAACAAGGAGGTTCTCGACGCTGTCGACTGGATCGGTGTTGACGAGTACCCCTTCTACGAGACTGGCAAGGGCAACAACATTGACAATGCCGGCAAGCTCTTCAACTCTGCTTACCAGACCACGCTCGGCGTTGCCAACGGCAAGCCTGTCTGGGTCACCGAGACCGGCTGGCCTCTGACCGGCCCCAGCTGGGACGAGGCTGTTCCCAGCGTCGAGAACGCAAAGTCCTACTGGGACCAGGTTGGTTGCGAGATTCTGTTTAACAAGGTTCCCACCTTCTGGTACAACCTGCGTGACTCCAACCCTGCCAACACGGTCAAGTTTGGCGTCAaccagaagctggatggcACTCCTTCATTCAACCTGACCTGCCCTGCCGTGTCCAAGTCCACCAGCTCTTCCATCACCAAGCCCACCGCCACCGGAAAGGGCTCTACCCCCTCGACTCTCGTCACTGCTCCTTCACAGACTGCCCAGTCCGGCGCTAACAACGCTGGAAGCGCCAAGGGTGCCGACTCCAGCTCTGACAGCTCTGCCTCCAAGACATCATCCAGCCCTGCCTCCACCTCTTCCCACAGCGCTGGTTCCATCAACAAGGTCTCCGGCGCTGCCTTTGCCGGTGTAGCTCTCGTTGCTGGCATCTTTGCTACCCTTTTCTAA
- a CDS encoding uncharacterized protein (EggNog:ENOG41) produces the protein MKTTRPFEDGLCGREFDIFQTSTDDINLGSHLLQLQDRISKQPTTAAITAITAITTTTTTTTAAATRTRRTTASLLAFHPKICLVTNQPTMSTPRSGGSVSSRGSSSRYQETSRSSIQQLVESLNTHRINTLTELCRIERIAAACDSEADARAFQQPMTSAWIHYVTSNQFLMELRGLTRNYPLSADIVAEAHRRVRSDPESNRSWNLAWLCLTRMRDDGLVRIFSDTEARKPEMWGGKVPSEKMVQQLATCFEDEWRTAIETMLRHWATQPTWY, from the exons ATGAAGACAACAAGGCCTTTTGAGGATGGTCTGTGTGGTAGAGAGTTTGACATCTTTCAAACTTCAACAGATGATATAAACTTGGGATCCCATCTTCTGCAACTACAAGACAGGATTTCCAAGcagccaacaacagcagcgatAACCGCAATAACCGCAATAACCACAACAACCACAAcaaccacagcagcagcaacacgaACAAGACGAACAACAGCATCGCTTTTGGCATTCCATCCCAAGATTTGCCTTGTAACCAATCAACCGACCATGTCTACTCCTCGAAGCGGCGGCAGTGTGAGTTCCAGGGGCTCTTCGTCCCGATACCAGGAGACGTCTCGG TCCTCCATCCAGCAACTGGTAGAATCGCTCAACACCCACCGCATCAACACCTTGACGGAGCTCTGCCGCATCGAGCGCATTGCCGCGGCCTGCGACTCCGAGGCTGACGCACGGGCCTTTCAGCAACCCATGACTTCGGCCTGGATCCACTACGTTACGAGCAACCAGTTCCTCATGGAGCTCCGCGGCCTTACGCGGAACTATCCGCTCAGTGCGGACATTGTTGCCGAAGCCCATCGCCGCGTGCGTTCCGACCCGGAGAGCAACCGCAGCTGGAACCTGGCCTGGCTGTGCCTGACGCGGATGCGCGACGACGGGCTGGTGAGGATCTTTTCGGACACGGAGGCGCGCAAGCCTGAGATGTGGGGAGGCAAGGTACCGAGCGAGAAGAtggtgcagcagctggccacTTGCTTTGAGGACGAGTGGAGGACTGCGATTGAGACGATGCTGCGGCACTGGGCGACGCAGCCGACCTGGTACTAA